One window of the Sphaerochaeta associata genome contains the following:
- a CDS encoding sugar transferase — translation MLVKRWDKLPIDMQNDAVRPYYEILRKKAVSLLVKRLFDIVMSIVLLVVLSPVFLIVSLFIKADSKGPVFYRQERVTQYGKRFKIFKFRTMVVNADKIGSLVTINNDPRVTKIGKKLRKYRLDEIPQLLNIFTGDMTFVGTRPEVPKYVACYTDEMKATLLLPAGVTSKASIEYKNEEKILKEAENTDEVYVERILGEKMRINIESIRSFSFFSDMVLLLRTCLAVL, via the coding sequence GGACAAGCTTCCCATAGACATGCAGAATGATGCGGTAAGGCCGTATTATGAAATCCTTAGAAAGAAAGCTGTTTCTTTACTGGTAAAGAGACTTTTCGACATTGTCATGTCGATTGTCTTGTTGGTAGTACTTTCTCCAGTCTTTTTGATTGTTTCACTGTTCATAAAAGCTGATTCCAAAGGACCTGTGTTTTATAGGCAGGAACGTGTCACTCAATATGGAAAGAGATTCAAGATCTTTAAGTTCCGTACCATGGTAGTGAATGCTGATAAAATTGGTTCTCTTGTTACCATCAATAATGATCCCAGGGTAACCAAAATTGGGAAAAAGTTGAGGAAGTATCGGCTGGATGAGATTCCACAGTTGCTCAACATCTTTACCGGTGATATGACCTTCGTCGGAACTAGGCCTGAAGTACCTAAGTACGTAGCCTGTTACACTGATGAGATGAAAGCTACCTTGCTGCTTCCAGCAGGCGTGACATCAAAGGCGAGTATTGAATACAAGAACGAAGAGAAGATCCTGAAAGAAGCAGAGAATACTGATGAGGTGTATGTAGAGAGGATATTGGGGGAGAAGATGAGGATTAATATTGAATCAATTAGATCCTTTTCTTTTTTTTCGGATATGGTCTTGTTGCTTCGAACTTGTTTGGCGGTACTGTAA
- a CDS encoding glycosyltransferase: MNIWIVCEGEPLPINGLNGRLMRGGMFATQLALLDYRVTWWSSTFLHYEKKYISDELQTILVNPTLKLKLLHSPNGYNKNISFKRIRYSKDLGREFRKQSRKEDRPDIIYCSWPLIDFAYEAIKFGHEFNIPVVIDIRDFWPDIFIQPFPKRLQPIVKLGISCFLRRKVSYVMKSATSVVGVIPKALDFAKSYGRVLQEQDHVVHLAYDNTPVLTEESSAANFLWENYGLQKNKCIVSYIGSISNRIGDFDTLIEAAKKCEDPSVIFVFCGTGNYFAELTERCKDLKNVIIPGYRNRAEIQALLKLSTFGLLAYRNTDDFIDSLPNKFGEYLSQGLIILTSLRGASRQILEKENCGTYYQDASSLLECITRIHYSTLEKEQMTQNALNLFHREFDASQVYSDFYKFLEATAYVAKNKG, translated from the coding sequence ATGAATATTTGGATTGTATGTGAAGGTGAACCTTTACCAATTAATGGTTTAAATGGAAGATTGATGCGAGGTGGCATGTTTGCCACTCAGTTAGCTCTATTGGACTATCGTGTTACTTGGTGGAGTTCAACCTTCTTACATTATGAAAAGAAGTATATTTCAGATGAACTACAAACTATATTAGTAAATCCGACTTTAAAACTGAAACTTTTACATTCACCTAATGGGTATAATAAAAATATTTCTTTCAAACGTATCAGATACTCCAAAGACTTAGGTAGGGAGTTTCGGAAACAAAGCAGGAAAGAAGATAGACCTGATATTATCTATTGTTCTTGGCCACTGATAGATTTTGCATATGAGGCTATAAAATTTGGGCATGAATTCAATATTCCGGTAGTTATTGATATACGTGATTTTTGGCCAGATATCTTCATACAACCCTTTCCTAAGAGGTTGCAGCCTATTGTAAAACTTGGAATTAGTTGCTTTCTACGAAGAAAAGTCTCCTATGTTATGAAATCTGCTACATCTGTAGTGGGTGTTATTCCAAAGGCTTTGGATTTTGCCAAATCATATGGAAGAGTACTACAAGAACAAGACCATGTTGTGCATTTGGCATATGATAATACCCCAGTTTTGACAGAAGAGTCTTCCGCAGCAAATTTTCTCTGGGAAAACTATGGACTTCAGAAGAACAAATGTATTGTTAGCTATATCGGTTCGATAAGTAATCGAATTGGTGATTTTGACACTCTTATTGAGGCTGCTAAGAAATGCGAAGACCCGTCAGTAATTTTTGTTTTCTGTGGTACTGGCAATTATTTTGCTGAATTGACTGAGAGATGTAAAGATCTCAAGAATGTAATAATACCGGGATACCGAAATAGAGCAGAAATCCAGGCATTGCTGAAACTTTCTACTTTTGGCTTGTTGGCATATCGGAATACCGATGATTTCATCGATTCTCTTCCTAACAAGTTTGGTGAGTATTTGTCCCAAGGATTAATAATTCTTACCTCTTTAAGAGGTGCCTCAAGACAAATCTTAGAGAAAGAAAATTGTGGGACGTATTATCAGGATGCTTCATCTTTACTAGAATGTATTACACGAATTCATTATTCAACTCTTGAAAAGGAACAGATGACTCAGAATGCACTTAATTTATTTCATCGTGAGTTTGATGCTTCTCAAGTATATTCTGATTTCTATAAATTCTTAGAAGCAACAGCATATGTTGCTAAAAATAAAGGTTGA
- a CDS encoding nucleotide sugar dehydrogenase, translated as MNKSDLLGRIKERKISIGVIGLGYVGLPLAVEKAKAGFKTTGFDVQQKKVAMVNQGINYIGDVVQEDLAALVKSGMLRATSDFSFVGECDFIAICVPTPLDEHQQPDISYVRDSVIEISKYLKKDSIVVLESTTYPGTTEELVKPLLEKGSGLVCGEDFYLGFSPERVDPGNLIYKTKNTPKVVGGIGKDATEVIAAVYRAVLSSDVYEVSSPAIAEMEKILENTYRNVNIGLVNELAKLCHEMGISIWEVIDAAKTKPYGFQAFYPGPGLGGHCIPLDPYYLSWKAREYGFHTSMIESSMMINDRMPEYTVERASKILNRFRKALNGSKVLVLGVAYKQDIDDYRESPALKVIEILEGQGAEVSYYDPWVAEYRYKGRAVQGLQELTIETLEGSDLVMVTAAHSNVDYGFVQQHAKAIFDTKNVMKAIKNRDNIEVL; from the coding sequence ATGAACAAATCTGATTTATTGGGAAGAATCAAAGAAAGAAAAATAAGCATTGGAGTCATCGGCCTCGGTTACGTCGGTCTCCCCCTAGCCGTTGAGAAAGCCAAAGCAGGATTCAAGACCACCGGCTTCGATGTCCAGCAGAAGAAAGTCGCCATGGTGAACCAAGGCATCAACTATATCGGCGATGTGGTGCAGGAAGACCTTGCTGCGTTGGTGAAATCAGGAATGCTTCGAGCCACCAGCGACTTCTCTTTTGTCGGTGAGTGTGATTTTATTGCTATCTGCGTTCCTACTCCTTTGGACGAGCACCAGCAACCGGATATCTCCTATGTTAGGGATTCTGTCATTGAGATATCCAAGTACCTTAAAAAAGATTCAATCGTTGTTCTGGAATCAACTACATATCCCGGTACCACCGAGGAATTGGTAAAGCCTTTGCTGGAGAAAGGTTCCGGGCTTGTCTGCGGTGAGGATTTTTACCTTGGATTCTCTCCTGAGCGTGTCGATCCGGGCAATCTCATCTACAAGACAAAGAACACCCCCAAAGTGGTCGGAGGCATCGGCAAGGATGCAACCGAAGTTATAGCTGCGGTCTATCGAGCAGTTCTATCTAGTGATGTCTACGAAGTTTCCAGCCCTGCGATAGCAGAGATGGAGAAGATACTGGAGAACACCTATCGGAACGTGAACATCGGACTGGTGAACGAGCTGGCAAAGCTGTGCCATGAGATGGGCATCAGCATCTGGGAAGTCATCGATGCAGCGAAGACCAAGCCCTACGGGTTCCAGGCTTTCTATCCCGGTCCGGGACTTGGGGGGCACTGCATCCCCCTTGATCCTTACTATCTCTCCTGGAAAGCGAGGGAGTACGGATTTCATACGTCGATGATAGAGAGCTCGATGATGATCAACGACCGCATGCCTGAATACACGGTAGAGCGTGCCTCCAAGATTCTGAACAGGTTCAGGAAAGCCCTCAACGGATCGAAGGTGCTGGTACTCGGTGTGGCCTACAAGCAGGACATAGACGACTACCGCGAGAGTCCTGCACTCAAGGTAATCGAGATACTGGAGGGGCAAGGGGCGGAAGTGTCCTACTACGACCCCTGGGTTGCTGAGTACCGATACAAGGGAAGGGCGGTGCAAGGTCTACAGGAGCTGACGATAGAGACTCTGGAAGGTTCCGATCTGGTAATGGTCACTGCCGCGCACAGCAATGTGGACTACGGCTTCGTACAGCAGCATGCCAAGGCAATCTTCGATACCAAGAATGTGATGAAGGCAATCAAGAACCGCGATAACATAGAGGTGCTGTGA
- a CDS encoding Gfo/Idh/MocA family protein has protein sequence MRYALIGCGRISPNHLAAAQANKLEIVGLCDIDAAMLEDKILKFKLDTAKVAQYHDYLLMLDEQKPKLVSICTESGKHAAIALECIRRGINIIVEKPIALSIEDADAIIEEARKHNVKVCACHQNRFNKSVVKIREAVDQRRFGRLFYGTAHIRWNRGHEYYDRASWRGTWEQDGGALMNQCIHNIDLLRWMMGNEVTEVFAYTDKLNHPYIEAEDLGIALIRFANGSYGIIEGTTDIYPKNLEETLYLFGEKGTVKAGGQSVNIIEEWRFADMLDDADEVKATYHENPPNVYGFGHTPLFADVIDAIRTDRQPKVTAEDGKRALELVLAIYKSAAEGRPVKFPLTKCATTDFNGRFS, from the coding sequence ATGAGATATGCATTGATCGGCTGCGGGAGAATCTCCCCGAACCATCTGGCCGCAGCCCAAGCAAACAAACTTGAGATAGTTGGACTGTGCGACATCGATGCAGCCATGCTTGAAGACAAGATTCTTAAGTTCAAACTGGATACCGCCAAGGTTGCACAATACCATGACTACCTCCTGATGCTTGACGAACAAAAGCCCAAGCTGGTCTCCATCTGCACCGAGAGCGGCAAGCATGCCGCCATTGCCCTGGAGTGCATCAGACGAGGCATCAACATCATCGTGGAGAAACCGATTGCCCTCTCCATCGAGGATGCAGATGCAATAATTGAGGAAGCAAGAAAACATAACGTCAAGGTCTGTGCATGCCACCAGAACCGTTTCAACAAGTCGGTGGTGAAGATCCGCGAGGCGGTGGACCAGCGGCGCTTCGGCCGCCTGTTCTACGGGACGGCCCACATCCGCTGGAACCGGGGTCATGAATATTACGATCGTGCTTCTTGGCGTGGTACCTGGGAGCAGGACGGAGGTGCATTGATGAACCAGTGCATCCACAACATAGACCTTTTGAGGTGGATGATGGGAAACGAGGTGACCGAGGTATTCGCCTATACCGACAAGCTCAACCATCCCTACATCGAGGCAGAAGACCTGGGTATCGCACTCATCCGGTTCGCCAACGGCTCCTACGGCATCATCGAAGGAACCACGGACATCTATCCCAAGAACCTGGAGGAAACGCTCTACCTGTTCGGCGAGAAGGGCACGGTGAAGGCCGGGGGCCAGTCGGTGAACATCATCGAGGAGTGGCGCTTCGCCGATATGCTCGACGACGCCGATGAGGTGAAGGCCACCTATCACGAGAATCCGCCGAACGTGTACGGCTTCGGCCACACCCCCTTGTTCGCGGATGTAATCGATGCAATTAGGACTGATCGGCAGCCGAAGGTGACGGCTGAAGACGGCAAACGTGCTCTCGAGCTGGTATTGGCCATCTACAAGTCGGCAGCTGAAGGCAGGCCGGTGAAGTTTCCCCTGACCAAGTGTGCTACCACCGATTTTAACGGGAGGTTCTCCTGA
- a CDS encoding acyltransferase, translated as MDERYVHPSSYVDDNVTIGKGTKIWHFCHIQSGAAIGENCSLGQIVNVSNNVTIGNGCKIQNNVSLYEGVTLENHVFCGPSCVFTNDLTPRAKYPKGRAGYLKTLVREGASIGANATIVCGITIGRWALIGSGAVVTRDVPDHALMVGVPARQKGWACECGSILDGDLHCKSCNRHYEQKESGLVERKRD; from the coding sequence ATGGACGAACGGTATGTGCATCCCTCATCCTATGTGGATGATAATGTGACCATAGGCAAAGGGACAAAGATCTGGCATTTCTGCCACATCCAAAGCGGCGCTGCAATCGGTGAAAACTGTTCCTTGGGGCAGATCGTGAATGTCTCCAACAATGTGACAATCGGTAACGGCTGCAAGATCCAGAATAATGTTTCGTTGTATGAAGGTGTGACACTGGAGAACCATGTGTTCTGCGGCCCCTCCTGTGTGTTCACCAACGATCTTACTCCCAGGGCGAAATACCCCAAGGGGAGGGCGGGCTACCTGAAGACTCTCGTAAGGGAAGGTGCTTCCATTGGAGCCAACGCCACTATTGTTTGCGGCATAACCATCGGAAGGTGGGCCCTCATTGGAAGCGGGGCGGTGGTGACCAGGGATGTCCCCGACCATGCCCTGATGGTGGGGGTTCCCGCTAGGCAGAAAGGCTGGGCCTGCGAGTGCGGCTCAATCCTGGACGGGGATCTTCACTGCAAGAGCTGCAACAGGCATTATGAACAGAAGGAAAGCGGTCTTGTTGAAAGGAAGAGGGACTGA
- a CDS encoding DegT/DnrJ/EryC1/StrS family aminotransferase, translated as MEFRDLKKQYQVLKERMDKAVIEVITDCNFISGRQVKELEDKLASYVGVKHCITCGNGTDALTMMLMAWGIGPGDAVFVPDFTFFATGEVVSFEGATPVFVDVDLDTFNMDPVSLEQAVLAVKTEGKLNPKVVIPVDLFGLPADYDRINGIAHRYGMKVLEDVCSVN; from the coding sequence ATGGAATTTCGTGATCTGAAGAAGCAGTACCAGGTACTCAAGGAAAGGATGGACAAGGCCGTCATCGAAGTGATAACCGATTGCAACTTCATCAGCGGCAGGCAGGTGAAGGAGCTGGAGGACAAGCTTGCGTCCTATGTGGGAGTGAAGCACTGCATCACTTGCGGCAACGGGACAGACGCCCTGACGATGATGCTGATGGCCTGGGGTATCGGGCCCGGTGACGCGGTCTTCGTCCCCGACTTCACTTTCTTTGCCACCGGCGAGGTCGTTTCCTTCGAGGGCGCGACGCCGGTGTTCGTCGATGTCGATCTCGATACCTTCAACATGGATCCCGTAAGTCTTGAGCAGGCCGTTCTTGCCGTCAAGACTGAGGGGAAGCTGAACCCGAAGGTTGTGATTCCCGTCGACCTGTTCGGCCTCCCTGCCGATTATGACCGCATCAATGGGATTGCACACAGGTACGGCATGAAGGTGCTTGAGGATGTGTGTAGCGTAAACTAA
- the istA gene encoding IS21 family transposase, which yields MSQINCIRDLRKEGYSVARIAREVSVDEKTARKYLCMEDFSPKPPQKKEGLPSKLDPYKPQIDGWLSNDEKENSKQRHTAQRVYDRLVELHPEFGCSYPTVSRYVRKTRAQRSSYRACQELVWHPGEAQGDFGEADCYERGVKQRKHYLVCVFPNSNADFPQMFNGETSECICQGFQDVFEFIGGVFPLVVIDNATGAGRRIGQEIREAKLFAQFRAHYGFSIRFCSPGSGWEKGCVENKIGTVRRNRFVPLPEFDDLQQYNKGLLEQATSFQGNTHYKKNTIIGELFEQDREALLPLPRHRFDVCRYVYAKADGYGKVEIDGNHHYSTRPEYRGSEVLVGIRAHTVDIYDEKRKILVSHVRKFGKERSDSVDPRTSMAVLMRNVGAWPNSGVREMVSSPVRDYLDALDRESLKDALRTMNLLSERYSFERALDAFDLVLRNPGNAPFSDAMVFAARMAEFGDQTDLDAGPDLSLYDQLLEQRRVQP from the coding sequence ATGTCCCAAATCAATTGTATCAGAGATTTGAGGAAAGAGGGATACTCAGTGGCAAGGATTGCCAGGGAAGTATCGGTCGATGAGAAGACGGCGAGGAAGTACCTCTGCATGGAAGACTTCTCACCGAAGCCGCCTCAAAAGAAGGAGGGGTTGCCCAGCAAGCTGGACCCCTACAAGCCGCAGATAGACGGATGGCTTTCCAACGATGAAAAGGAGAATTCGAAACAGCGCCATACCGCCCAGCGCGTCTATGACAGGTTGGTGGAGCTGCATCCGGAATTCGGTTGCTCCTACCCAACGGTATCGCGGTATGTGAGGAAAACACGTGCACAACGCTCGAGTTACAGGGCCTGCCAGGAGCTGGTATGGCATCCGGGTGAGGCCCAGGGGGACTTCGGCGAGGCGGACTGCTATGAAAGAGGCGTCAAGCAGCGCAAGCATTATCTTGTCTGCGTGTTTCCGAATTCAAATGCGGATTTTCCCCAGATGTTCAACGGAGAGACCAGCGAATGCATCTGCCAGGGCTTTCAGGACGTCTTTGAGTTCATCGGCGGAGTCTTCCCCCTGGTTGTGATAGACAATGCCACCGGAGCAGGTCGTCGCATCGGGCAGGAGATACGGGAAGCGAAGCTCTTCGCCCAATTCAGGGCTCACTACGGCTTCTCCATACGATTCTGCAGTCCGGGTAGTGGATGGGAAAAGGGGTGCGTCGAGAATAAAATCGGCACGGTCCGCAGGAACCGGTTCGTTCCCCTGCCCGAGTTCGACGACCTGCAGCAATACAACAAGGGCTTGCTGGAGCAGGCGACGAGCTTTCAGGGAAATACCCATTACAAGAAGAACACAATCATAGGCGAGCTTTTCGAACAGGACCGCGAGGCACTGCTGCCGCTGCCCCGACACCGTTTTGATGTCTGTCGGTATGTGTACGCCAAGGCCGACGGGTACGGGAAGGTGGAGATTGACGGCAACCACCATTACTCAACCCGTCCCGAATACCGGGGAAGCGAAGTGCTGGTGGGCATCCGGGCCCACACCGTCGACATCTATGACGAGAAGCGCAAGATCCTGGTGAGCCACGTCCGCAAATTCGGCAAGGAGCGGTCCGACAGCGTCGACCCAAGAACCTCCATGGCCGTACTCATGAGAAATGTGGGAGCGTGGCCCAACAGCGGTGTGAGGGAGATGGTGTCCTCCCCCGTACGCGATTATCTCGATGCGCTGGACAGGGAATCGCTGAAGGATGCCCTGCGAACGATGAACCTGCTGAGCGAGCGCTACAGCTTCGAAAGAGCACTTGATGCGTTCGACCTGGTGCTGAGGAACCCCGGCAACGCCCCGTTCAGCGATGCAATGGTGTTTGCGGCGAGGATGGCGGAGTTCGGGGACCAAACCGACCTGGACGCCGGTCCCGACCTTTCGTTGTACGACCAGCTTCTGGAACAACGGAGGGTGCAGCCATGA
- the istB gene encoding IS21-like element helper ATPase IstB — translation MMMTSTIRIQRREEISDMCRKLFLSQQLVALCQQATPRQEEFLHDVLSMEVESRERSKRSRLLNRARFPMPKSMEGYDYSHVRLPPSITRVELEGCEFIGRKTNLVCYGPVGTGKTHMAIALGMKACEMGLAARFYTVTELVLKLAEARKNGVLERLVSDIRRLDLLILDEWGYVPVDKEGSQLLFRIISDSYESKSLILTTNLEFSKWGGIFTDQQMAAAMIDRLIHHGHLLVFEGQSYRMEHALMRKTASERSKGGDEHGR, via the coding sequence ATGATGATGACTTCAACCATCCGCATCCAACGTAGGGAAGAGATATCGGACATGTGCCGGAAACTGTTCCTTTCCCAACAACTGGTAGCGTTGTGCCAGCAGGCAACGCCGAGGCAGGAAGAGTTCCTGCATGACGTGCTGTCAATGGAGGTGGAGAGCCGGGAACGCTCAAAACGCTCCAGGCTGCTCAACCGGGCCCGGTTTCCCATGCCCAAGAGCATGGAAGGCTACGACTATTCTCATGTGCGCCTGCCGCCTTCCATTACCAGGGTGGAACTGGAAGGCTGCGAATTCATTGGCAGGAAGACCAACCTGGTCTGCTATGGACCGGTGGGAACCGGGAAAACGCATATGGCCATAGCACTGGGGATGAAGGCCTGCGAGATGGGCCTTGCAGCCCGGTTCTATACGGTGACCGAGCTGGTGCTGAAACTGGCCGAGGCACGGAAGAACGGAGTCTTGGAACGCTTGGTGTCGGACATACGCAGACTGGATCTGCTCATTCTTGATGAGTGGGGGTACGTACCGGTGGACAAGGAGGGGTCCCAGCTCCTGTTCCGCATCATCAGCGACAGCTACGAGAGCAAAAGCCTCATTCTTACGACGAACCTCGAGTTTTCCAAGTGGGGTGGCATCTTCACCGACCAGCAGATGGCTGCAGCAATGATCGACAGGCTCATCCACCATGGGCACCTGCTTGTGTTCGAGGGGCAGAGCTACCGGATGGAGCATGCATTGATGCGGAAGACCGCATCCGAGCGGTCGAAAGGGGGTGACGAACATGGTCGTTGA
- a CDS encoding DegT/DnrJ/EryC1/StrS family aminotransferase, which yields MLDKTQDAAQGFGGVYKGRRAGSLGDAATTSFFPAKPLGCYGDGGAIFTNDDQEAEYLRSIAVHGKGSFKYDNVRIGWNSRLDTMQAAILLVKFDAFTDYELEDVNKVASWYTQALEDKVKTPVVPDGYYSSWAQYTIQVGNEEERNTLQQKLKNQGIPTMVYYPKPMHGQTAYKDLKQYVECPVTERLCKMVVSLPLDPYIREDRFSVVSSI from the coding sequence TTGCTTGACAAAACACAGGATGCAGCTCAGGGATTTGGAGGAGTGTACAAAGGCCGGAGGGCAGGATCGCTCGGCGATGCTGCAACCACCTCATTCTTCCCTGCAAAGCCATTGGGATGCTATGGTGATGGTGGGGCAATTTTTACCAATGACGATCAAGAAGCTGAGTACTTGCGCTCGATAGCGGTACACGGAAAGGGATCCTTTAAGTACGACAACGTACGAATTGGATGGAATTCACGTCTTGATACCATGCAGGCTGCTATTTTGCTAGTTAAGTTTGATGCCTTTACCGATTATGAGCTGGAAGATGTGAACAAGGTTGCATCATGGTATACCCAAGCTCTTGAGGACAAGGTGAAGACTCCTGTTGTCCCGGATGGATACTACTCAAGTTGGGCACAGTACACCATCCAGGTTGGAAATGAAGAAGAGCGAAATACCTTGCAGCAGAAACTTAAGAATCAAGGGATTCCCACCATGGTGTATTATCCCAAGCCGATGCATGGGCAGACGGCCTACAAGGATCTGAAGCAGTATGTAGAGTGTCCGGTTACCGAAAGGTTGTGTAAGATGGTGGTCTCGTTACCATTGGATCCTTATATTAGAGAGGATAGGTTTTCAGTTGTAAGTTCAATTTGA
- a CDS encoding glycosyltransferase: MEYPFCKGESFLENEIKYLSESFDRVYIFALSAHGKQTRETPHNVIPVPLKNNASKTRYIHYTLRGILPFGRIGMKEMLPAATLKSFLASLYARGRVHTSYKKIISILDLDFNKESPTFVAFYSYWFMDQALLACLLGERYRTQFLIKIISRAHGYDLYESRNKINSIPFRELVFKKIDAVYPCSKDGADYLIQKYPKWKEKVKVAYLGTIDYGMQIIQNKQDQVFHIVTCSNLIPLKRIHLVAEALATLKSRQIENIHWTCIGDGPEMPRIVSIIHDNNISNQISIKGRLANKEVIDFYKSHYCDLFINVSTSEGLPVSIMEAQSFGIPVIATDVGGTREIVDNSCGTLLSQDISSGELATIIENYYSLNEESLQEYRRNARHNWEKLFNADINYKKFILEICGK, translated from the coding sequence ATGGAGTATCCATTTTGCAAAGGAGAGTCATTCCTTGAAAATGAGATTAAGTATTTATCTGAATCTTTTGATAGGGTTTATATATTTGCGCTTTCTGCTCATGGGAAGCAAACGAGAGAAACTCCTCATAATGTGATTCCTGTTCCACTCAAGAATAACGCTTCTAAAACGCGTTATATTCATTATACTCTACGTGGGATTCTCCCATTTGGAAGAATCGGAATGAAAGAGATGTTACCTGCTGCAACACTGAAGTCGTTCTTGGCGTCGTTGTATGCGAGGGGGAGAGTTCATACTAGCTATAAGAAAATCATTTCTATCCTTGATCTTGATTTCAACAAAGAGTCCCCGACCTTTGTTGCTTTTTATAGCTATTGGTTTATGGACCAGGCCTTATTGGCATGTCTCTTAGGAGAAAGGTACCGGACACAATTTCTTATAAAAATCATTTCCCGAGCTCATGGGTATGATCTATATGAGTCGCGTAATAAAATAAATAGTATACCTTTTCGTGAATTAGTTTTTAAGAAAATTGATGCAGTATATCCTTGTTCAAAGGATGGAGCTGATTATTTAATACAGAAATACCCTAAGTGGAAAGAGAAAGTCAAGGTTGCTTATTTAGGGACAATTGATTATGGGATGCAAATAATCCAAAACAAACAAGATCAAGTTTTTCATATTGTTACTTGTTCTAATCTCATTCCACTTAAGAGAATTCACCTTGTTGCTGAAGCACTTGCAACGCTTAAAAGTCGGCAAATTGAAAATATTCATTGGACTTGTATTGGTGATGGGCCAGAAATGCCGCGAATAGTCTCTATTATACATGATAATAACATTTCAAATCAGATTAGTATAAAAGGTAGATTAGCAAACAAAGAAGTTATTGACTTTTATAAGTCTCATTACTGTGATTTGTTTATTAATGTAAGTACTTCTGAAGGATTGCCAGTGTCAATAATGGAAGCCCAATCATTTGGCATCCCGGTGATTGCTACTGATGTTGGAGGGACTCGAGAAATAGTTGACAATTCTTGTGGTACTCTTTTATCTCAAGATATTTCAAGCGGAGAGCTTGCAACAATAATCGAGAATTACTATTCATTAAATGAAGAGTCATTACAGGAATATCGAAGAAATGCAAGGCACAACTGGGAGAAGCTATTTAATGCAGATATTAACTATAAGAAATTTATCCTCGAAATTTGTGGCAAGTAA
- a CDS encoding glycosyltransferase gives MNIGLYITALGPGGAERVVSRLSSILHEHGHNVFVIISDTRKIAYPVGGALVDLNLQSSNSVFRKLGILWKRVSKLKKIKKEYDLESVISFLDGANIVNVLARVNKSHAFVSIRNHHSSEISYYEKRIQFLHKLLMGNIYRRAAGVICVSKLIASDIHKNYNVPQNLISVLYNPYNTDEILRFSRFPTDQSFKNFKSTKTKLLCSTGRLQHQKGFWHLLKIFSLLNPEQEKLGLVIIGDGEQQKELLGLAKSLRIENSVFFAGYQKNPFPIIAQCDLYILTSLFEGFPNAMVEAMCLGLPIIAADCQSGPREILAPELEIELDSVIEPLYGSYGLLMPPLSSNEDWLTQIDPIERKWAAEIMKWNKDSDKLSSYANKSVERAREFSEESCYQRLVEIVLSNK, from the coding sequence ATGAATATAGGATTGTATATTACTGCTTTAGGGCCAGGCGGGGCAGAAAGAGTTGTCAGTAGGTTGTCAAGCATTCTACATGAGCATGGCCATAATGTATTTGTAATCATATCTGATACAAGAAAAATTGCTTACCCGGTTGGGGGGGCTCTTGTTGATTTGAATCTTCAATCAAGCAACTCAGTTTTTCGAAAACTGGGCATACTTTGGAAACGCGTATCAAAGCTGAAGAAGATAAAAAAGGAGTATGATCTCGAATCGGTAATCAGCTTTTTAGATGGGGCAAATATTGTCAATGTACTGGCTCGAGTAAACAAATCTCACGCATTTGTTTCCATTCGGAATCATCATAGTTCTGAGATTAGTTACTATGAGAAACGAATTCAATTCCTTCATAAACTGCTAATGGGCAATATTTATAGAAGAGCTGCAGGTGTTATTTGTGTTTCCAAGCTTATCGCATCCGATATACATAAGAACTATAACGTACCTCAAAATTTGATTTCAGTATTGTATAATCCATACAATACTGATGAGATTCTGAGATTTAGTCGATTCCCTACCGACCAATCATTTAAAAATTTTAAAAGCACCAAAACTAAACTGTTATGTAGTACAGGTCGGCTACAGCATCAAAAAGGGTTTTGGCATTTATTAAAGATTTTCAGTTTGCTCAATCCTGAACAAGAAAAACTGGGTCTTGTAATCATCGGAGATGGAGAACAGCAGAAAGAGTTATTAGGATTAGCAAAATCTCTTCGTATTGAAAACTCAGTTTTCTTCGCAGGGTATCAAAAAAATCCATTTCCCATTATTGCACAATGCGATTTATACATTTTGACCTCATTATTTGAAGGATTTCCAAATGCGATGGTCGAAGCAATGTGCTTAGGGCTACCAATTATAGCTGCTGATTGTCAGAGTGGACCACGAGAAATTCTTGCTCCTGAATTGGAGATTGAATTAGATTCTGTTATCGAGCCACTTTATGGATCATATGGCTTGTTGATGCCTCCACTATCAAGTAATGAAGATTGGTTGACGCAGATTGATCCTATCGAAAGAAAATGGGCTGCAGAAATCATGAAATGGAATAAGGATTCTGATAAGCTTTCCTCTTATGCGAATAAAAGTGTTGAGCGTGCTCGCGAGTTCTCTGAAGAGTCTTGTTATCAGCGGTTGGTAGAAATAGTTTTAAGTAATAAGTAG